One Oryza sativa Japonica Group chromosome 8, ASM3414082v1 DNA window includes the following coding sequences:
- the LOC9268118 gene encoding uncharacterized protein isoform X1 encodes MPPKLRKRSTGAAARSPATNGEEGHTGSKSSETSPAASGRWTRARARDLGFDTTDHPRVSDSAGGGGRTDRKAPAGAAPKKRKGVSASTSAGPVPRKTTAAGRKRRNPPCPSLPPGQCTKLDQRDIPTLRDEPRDPLTADAVVSSQDKAMVLRVARSVVSVSSITPDGGLIFQCTGIVFGWDGANKCAKILTSSSVVCDFKGELHDPTLKLSVHLPDNTITEGRLLSFNVHYDVALLEVMGDFQLQVPSFGSSTTYGQDVFALARDENMCLMVRHGKISWLECPMLLNNHYMFLSCDIPEGGSGGPVIDHDGNIIGIVFDNNPGPVVTSITTIRTCVEMWHQFSRVARPILGMQLKAVELLDVSKLEELCLDNNITSGFIVNLVKVDSIAERLGIRRGDVIVFQDSCCSTLPQLEDYLLSLGWGYLQGKSLTVDLKVEVHNLVDSFRENITFPVQFSDASKWVD; translated from the exons ATGCCACCCAAACTGCGGAAGAGGtcgacgggggcggcggcacgATCCCCCGCCACGAATGGAGAAGAAGGCCATACTGGCTCTAAATCATCGGAAACGAGTCCGGCTGCTAGCGGAAGGTGGACACGAGCTCGAGCGAGGGATCTAGGGTTCGATACTACCGACCACCCTAGAGTGTCGGATTCTGCTGGCGGCGGGGGCAGGACTGACCGCAAAGCGCCGGCAGGAGCGGCTCCGAAGAAGAGAAAGGGCGTATCGGCGTCGACGTCGGCAGGTCCGGTTCCGAGGAAGACAACGGCGGCGGGCAGGAAAAGAAGAAACCCGCCTTGTCCCAGCTTACCGCCGGGGCAATGCACCAAACTCGACCAACGAG ATATCCCCACTCTCAGGGATGAGCCTAGGGATCCCCTCACCGCTGATGCCGTGGTCAGTTCGCAAGACAAGGCCATGGTGCTACGCGTGGCTCGCTCCGTTGTCAGTGTTTCATCCATAACGCCTG ATGGGGGATTGATTTTCCAGTGCACTGGCATCGTCTTTGGTTGGGATGGGGCTAACAAGTGCGCCAAGATCCTGACCTCTTCTTCTGTCGTCTGTGACTTCAAGGGTGAATTACATGACCCAACACTCAAG CTATCTGTTCATCTGCCAGATAACACTATCACAGAAGGACGGTTGTTGTCCTTCAATGTTCACTATGATGTTGCTCTTTTAGAGGTCATGGGAGACTTCCAGTTGCAGGTCCCTTCTTTTGGCTCGAGTACAACCTATGGTCAGGACGTATTTGCATTGGCTAGGGATGAAAACATGTGCTTAATGGTTAGGCATGGAAAAATCTCATGGCTGGAATGTCCCATGTTATTGAACAACCACTATATGTTTCTGAGTTGTGATATTCCTGAG GGTGGTTCAGGAGGGCCAGTGATTGACCATGATGGTAATATCATTGGGATTGTATTTGACAATAACCCGGGTCCGGTAGTAACCTCTATCACTACAATCAGAACTTGCGTTGAGATGTGGCATCAGTTTAg CCGTGTTGCTCGCCCCATACTTGGCATGCAATTGAAGGCGGTGGAACTACTGGATGTCTCTAAACTGGAGGAACTCTGTCTTGACAACAATATCACCAGCGGTTTCATTGTGAATCTG GTGAAAGTTGATTCTATTGCGGAGAGGCTTGGTATTAGACGAGGGGATGTGATTGTTTTTCAGGATAGTTGTTGTTCTACTTTACCTCAG TTAGAAGACTACCTTCTTTCTCTTGGCTGGGGATACCTGCAGGGGAAAAGTTTGACAGTAGATCTCAAG
- the LOC9268118 gene encoding putative protease Do-like 14 isoform X2: MGRRVGARKKRCAGLRKKRHRRWRCDRRDAPGVGVRVVSLTFGWHEGYWAFVGWPDNTITEGRLLSFNVHYDVALLEVMGDFQLQVPSFGSSTTYGQDVFALARDENMCLMVRHGKISWLECPMLLNNHYMFLSCDIPEGGSGGPVIDHDGNIIGIVFDNNPGPVVTSITTIRTCVEMWHQFSRVARPILGMQLKAVELLDVSKLEELCLDNNITSGFIVNLVKVDSIAERLGIRRGDVIVFQDSCCSTLPQLEDYLLSLGWGYLQGKSLTVDLKVEVHNLVDSFRENITFPVQFSDASKWVD, translated from the exons atgggaagaagagttggCGCGAGGAAGAAGCGATGTGCAGGCTTGAGGAAGAAGCGACATCGGAGGTGGCGCTGTGACAGGAGAGACGCACCTGGTGTGGGTGTTAGGGTTGTTTCTTTGACCTTTGGCTGGCATGAAGGTTATTGGGCTTTTGTGGGCTGGCCTG ATAACACTATCACAGAAGGACGGTTGTTGTCCTTCAATGTTCACTATGATGTTGCTCTTTTAGAGGTCATGGGAGACTTCCAGTTGCAGGTCCCTTCTTTTGGCTCGAGTACAACCTATGGTCAGGACGTATTTGCATTGGCTAGGGATGAAAACATGTGCTTAATGGTTAGGCATGGAAAAATCTCATGGCTGGAATGTCCCATGTTATTGAACAACCACTATATGTTTCTGAGTTGTGATATTCCTGAG GGTGGTTCAGGAGGGCCAGTGATTGACCATGATGGTAATATCATTGGGATTGTATTTGACAATAACCCGGGTCCGGTAGTAACCTCTATCACTACAATCAGAACTTGCGTTGAGATGTGGCATCAGTTTAg CCGTGTTGCTCGCCCCATACTTGGCATGCAATTGAAGGCGGTGGAACTACTGGATGTCTCTAAACTGGAGGAACTCTGTCTTGACAACAATATCACCAGCGGTTTCATTGTGAATCTG GTGAAAGTTGATTCTATTGCGGAGAGGCTTGGTATTAGACGAGGGGATGTGATTGTTTTTCAGGATAGTTGTTGTTCTACTTTACCTCAG TTAGAAGACTACCTTCTTTCTCTTGGCTGGGGATACCTGCAGGGGAAAAGTTTGACAGTAGATCTCAAG